The genomic segment ccctccagACCCCCTTCAACCAGCCTGAACAGAGTGATACACCCTTCAACACACCCTCCCCAGGTACACAAACCACCCTCCAGACCCCCTTCAACCAGCCTGAACAGAGTGATACACCCTTCAACACACCCTccccaggtacacacaccaccctccagACCCCCTTCAACCAGCCTGAACAGAGTGATACACCCTTCAACACACCCTCCCCAGGTACACAAACCACCCTCCAGACCCCCTTCAACCAGCCTGAACAGAGTGATACACCCTTCAACACACCCTCCCcaggtacacaaacacacaccaccctccagACCCCCTTCAACCAGCCTGAACAGAGTGATACACCCTTCAACACACCCTCCCcaggtacacaaacacacaccaccctccagACCCCCTTCAACCAGCCTGAACAGAGTGATACACCCTTCAACACACCCtccccaggtacacacacacacacacacacacacacacacactctcaagaCTTCCTAC from the Oncorhynchus nerka isolate Pitt River unplaced genomic scaffold, Oner_Uvic_2.0 unplaced_scaffold_8861, whole genome shotgun sequence genome contains:
- the LOC135565977 gene encoding cell surface glycoprotein 1-like, which produces MVQFYQQHSLKEYFKDVDTTLQTPFNQPEQSDTPFNTPSPGTQTHTTLQTPFNQPEQSDTPFNTPSPGTQTTLQTPFNQPEQSDTPFNTPSPGTHTTLQTPFNQPEQSDTPFNTPSPGTQTTLQTPFNQPEQSDTPFNTPSPGTQTHTTLQTPFNQPEQSDTPFNTPSPGTQTHTTLQTPFNQPEQSDTPFNTPSPGGSMRSFGTARARYDFSARDRTELSLREGDTVKVLSKKAHNGWWKGEVYGRVGLFPANYVEEDYSEYC